From a region of the Mercurialis annua linkage group LG1-X, ddMerAnnu1.2, whole genome shotgun sequence genome:
- the LOC130014758 gene encoding extensin-2-like produces the protein MGHVYSMIFAIVFCLVATSVVADYKPYHHASPPPPYHPKHYKPSPYYKSSPPPPMHAKHPSYYYKSPPPPKYMKHPQYYHKSPPPPKYVKHPPYYYKSPPPPKHMKHLSYYYKSPPPPKYMKHPPYYYKSPPPPKYVKPPVYKYKSPPPLKPYYYKSPPPPKRSPPPPYYYSSPPPPKKSPSPPYYYSSPPPPKKSPPPPYYYSSPPPPKKSPPPPYYYSSPPPPKKSPPPPYYYSSPPPPKKSPPPPYYYSSPPPPKKSPPPPYYYSSPPPPKKSPPPPYYYSSPPPPKKSPPPPYYYSSPPPPKKSPPPPYYYSSPPPPKKSPPPPYYYSSPPPPVKSPPPPYYYSSSPPPVKSPPPPYYYSSPPPPMKSPPPPYYYNSPPPPSPSPPPPYYYQPPPLPTYSPPPSHY, from the coding sequence ATGGGACATGTATATTCAATGATTTTTGCTATAGTTTTCTGCCTTGTAGCCACCAGTGTGGTGGCTGATTATAAGCCTTACCATCATGCTTCTCCACCACCACCCTACCATCCTAAACATTACAAACCTTCTCCATATTATAAAAGCTCTCCGCCCCCACCAATGCATGCGAAACACCCGTCATACTACTATAAATCGCCACCCCCGCCAAAATATATGAAACATCCGCAATACTACCACAAGTCGCCACCTCCTccaaaatatgtgaaacatcCGCCATACTATTACAAGTCGCCACCTCCGCCAAAACATATGAAACATCTGTCATACTACTACAAATCGCCACCTCCACCAAAATATATGAAGCACCCTCCATATTATTATAAGTCGCCGCCTCCGCCAAAATATGTGAAGCCTCCagtgtataaatataaatctcCACCTCCACTAAAACCATACTACTATAAGTCACCTCCTCCTCCAAAAAGGTCTCCACCTCCTCCTTACTACTACTCATCGCCGCCGCCTCCGAAGAAGTCTCCGTCTCCTCCATACTACTACTCATCGCCGCCTCCTCCAAAGAAGTCTCCGCCTCCTCCATACTACTACTCGTCGCCGCCGCCTCCGAAAAAGTCTCCGCCTCCACCATACTACTACTCGTCGCCGCCTCCTCCGAAAAAGTCTCCGCCTCCACCATACTACTACTCGTCGCCGCCTCCTCCGAAAAAGTCTCCGCCTCCACCATACTACTACTCGTCGCCGCCTCCTCCGAAGAAGTCTCCGCCTCCACCATACTACTACTCGTCGCCGCCTCCTCCGAAGAAGTCTCCGCCTCCACCATACTACTACTCGTCGCCGCCTCCTCCAAAGAAATCTCCGCCTCCACCATACTACTACTCGTCGCCGCCTCCTCCAAAGAAGTCTCCGCCTCCACCATACTATTACTCGTCCCCGCCGCCTCCAAAGAAGTCTCCGCCTCCTCCATACTACTACTCATCGCCGCCGCCTCCAGTGAAGTCCCCTCCTCCTCCATACTACTACTCATCGTCGCCGCCTCCAGTGAAGTCCCCTCCTCCTCCATACTACTACTCATCGCCGCCGCCTCCAATGAAATCTCCACCTCCCCCTTATTATTATAATTCTCCACCTCCACCATCACCATCACCTCCTCCTCCTTATTATTATCAACCTCCCCCACTCCCAACTTACTCTCCTCCTCCTTCACACTACTAA
- the LOC130015002 gene encoding extensin-2-like, giving the protein MGTRGQPGHLYAMLFAIVFCLVATSVVADYKPYDHASPPPPYHPKHYKPSPYHKSSPPPPMHVKHPPYYYKSPPPPKYVKHPPYYYKSPPPPKYVKHPPYYYKSPPPPKYVKHPPYYYKSPPPPKYVKPPVYKYKSPPPPKPYYYKSPPPPKKSPPPPYYYSSPPPPKKSPPPPYYYSSPPPPKKSPPPPYYYSSPPPPKKSPPPPYYYSSPPPPKKSPPPPYYYSSPPPPKKSPPPPYYYSSPPPPKKSPPPPYYYSSPPPPKKSPPPPYYYSSPPPPKKSPPTPYYYSSPPPPKKSPPPPYYYSSPPPPKKSPPPPYYYSSPPPPKKSTPPPYYYSSPPPPKKSPPPPYYYSSPPPPIKSPPPPYYYNSPPPPSPSPPPPYYYQSPPPPTYSPPPPHY; this is encoded by the coding sequence ATGGGAACCCGGGGCCAACCGGGACATTTATATGCAATGCTTTTTGCTATAGTTTTCTGCCTTGTAGCCACTAGTGTGGTGGCTGATTATAAGCCTTACGATCATGCTTCTCCTCCCCCTCCCTACCATCCTAAACACTACAAACCTTCTCCATACCATAAAAGCTCTCCGCCGCCACCAATGCATGTGAAACACCCACCGTATTACTATAAATCGCCACCCCCGCCAAAGTATGTGAAACATCCACCATACTACTACAAATCACCGCCTCCACCGAAATATGTGAAACATCCGCCATACTATTATAAGTCGCCTCCTCCAccaaaatatgtgaaacatcCGCCATACTATTATAAGTCGCCTCCTCCACCAAAATACGTAAAACCTCCggtgtataaatataaatctcCACCCCCACCAAAACCATACTACTATAAGTCACCGCCTCCTCCAAAGAAGTCTCCACCTCCACCGTACTACTATTCATCGCCGCCGCCTCCAAAGAAGTCCCCACCTCCACCGTACTACTACTCATCGCCGCCGCCTCCAAAGAAGTCCCCACCTCCACCGTACTACTACTCATCGCCGCCGCCTCCAAAGAAGTCCCCACCTCCACCGTACTACTACTCATCGCCGCCGCCTCCAAAGAAGTCCCCACCTCCACCGTACTACTACTCATCGCCGCCGCCTCCAAAGAAGTCCCCACCTCCACCGTACTACTACTCATCGCCGCCGCCTCCAAAGAAGTCCCCACCTCCACCGTACTACTACTCATCGCCGCCGCCTCCAAAGAAGTCCCCACCTCCACCGTACTACTACTCATCGCCTCCGCCTCCAAAGAAGTCTCCACCTACACCGTACTACTACTCATCGCCTCCGCCTCCAAAGAAGTCTCCACCTCCACCGTACTACTACTCATCGCCGCCACCTCCAAAGAAGTCTCCACCTCCACCGTACTACTACTCATCGCCGCCTCCTCCAAAGAAGTCTACACCTCCACCGTACTACTACTCATCGCCGCCTCCTCCAAAGAAATCTCCACCTCCTCCGTACTACTACTCATCGCCGCCACCTCCAATAAAATCTCCCCCTCCCCCTTACTACTATAATTCTCCACCTCCACCATCACCATCACCTCCTCCTCCTTATTATTATCAATCTCCTCCACCCCCAACTTACTCTCCTCCTCCTCCACATTACTAA